In Rhodamnia argentea isolate NSW1041297 chromosome 5, ASM2092103v1, whole genome shotgun sequence, the DNA window GAGTGATTCGGTCTATGTGCCGGAATTGGTTATTTGGGATTGTCTACCTTCCTCCTCCGGTCAGTTATTTAATTGGCGGGTGTCACTCGTATATTAACTTAATGAAAGACGTCCAAATTTGCAAGAGATATGATTAAGGGGTTGTTTTTAATCCATTGTGAAATTAACAGTCTATTCTCAGCCACAGAAAAACAAACAGCATATAATTAGAAATTGTTGTGGGGTTCtattctttcaagaatttgcGCTCTCAACATGTTGTTACTCTCACAGTGGCCCAAAcgctgttatgctagcaaagcccTATTTGTAACCAAATTATCATAAGAATTTCCTTCTAATTACATATGATGAAGATACGAATCAATCGCCAAATATTTTTGGTTATAGATTTACATGCACGAACGGGCACAAAGCCCATAAGATGTTGTTTAGGTTTAATCAACAAGTTCAAGTCAATTTCATATTGAGAGATAGTGACACCAACGCTAGACCTCCTGGAAAAATGAATTGTCTCGTATATGTGGACTCTAAACTAACATTATTTttatgaccaaaagaaaaactaacgtTATTTTTGTCTATCACATTATTTACAGATGGTGTTTATACGAGAAATTTCTCGTTAGATACAAAATAATACTGATAATATTCAATTGAGCTTCATTGTCCTTTGGCGTGAGCTGTCGGGAAACTCGTGTATAAAGCGCCAAAGGAGCATCCGCAACGTGAGCAAGAGCCTCCCCCGCACAAGACAATCAAAACAATGGCTCGTTCATCTTATTTCTTGCTCTCTCTCGTCCTGCTCGTTGCGTCTCTAAGCGAAATCCGGGAGGTCGAGTTCACCATCTCCAACGCGGCCCCAAACACTGAAGGCGGCGTTATCTTCGCTGATCAGATTGGAGACACGTACGCTCGGCACACGATGATTGCAGCCACCAACTTCATATGGCGGGTCTTCCAGGAAACGACCGCAGCTGACCGGAAAGGTGTGGCTCGTGTGAGCTTGATCATCAATAACTCACACGGCGTTGCGGACGCAAGCGGCAACACAATCTATTTCAGTGCTAACTATCTCAGCCAAATACAAGGTAAAGAGCGATGTGATAAGGAGAAACGAATTCGAAAGGTTCAGTGATTTTCTATGCTTGAATAATGAGAAGCATATTACAAGGATGATTAGCATTTACATTTAcctgtcataatttttttcatctaGCTAACGTCAATTAAGAAtactaatttctttatttttggttcACAGAGCTAAAGTACTTTTAGCCTCTCTATAGAGGagatgaaatgaaattttgttGAAGTGTAGGTGATAAGCAAGAGTTTGCCGGCATAATGTACCACGAGATGACGCATGTGTGGCAGTGGTTCGGAGGAGGGAACCCGAGCACGCGACCAGTGATTGAGGGGATCGCCGATTTCGTGAGGCTGAGGGCGCATCTTGCGCCGGCGATATGGCCCCGGCGGGGGGCAGGGAACAGCTGGGGCGAGAGCTCCGCCGTGACGGCCTATTTCTTGGATTACTGCGAGAGCCAGCGGAACGGGTTCGTGGCGGAGCTCAACAAGAAGATGAGAGATGGCTACAGCGACGACTTCTTCGTGCAATTGCTGGGAAGGTCGGCTGATCAGCTGTTTGGCGAGTACAAGGCCCGGTATGGAGGGGCGGCTAAGTAGATGTGTGGCTGTTCCTAAAGCTTGTTCTATGAACTATGCATGAGAATAAAACCTTGGTAGGTGATAATGAAGAACATGCAACCTTGCATGGTCAAATAAAACATGGATTTGAGCGATGAATTAAGAATAACTTTTGTTTTGTCTCCTGGCCCATTTGGTGAATTTCCAGTTACATTTTACACACTTGCCTAACATCTTTTTCCCAATTAGGAATAATATATCCCTTATTTCGTCCCAATCCATATATCCTAGATCGGATAAATGATGGgtgtattttattattttaggcCCCGTTTGCTTTGCGGAAAATAAACTATTTGAAAAAccattccaaaaaatgatcatttgtatcgcttgaaataattaattgatcgaaaatgttttcattatcgacaatactttatatgaaaatactttcgaaaacgatgaaaaaaaaattccattcattcattcatttttgtaagcaatataaacGATTCCAAGTCACATATTTTTTGCAGAACAAACGCATCCTTAATGTTGACACCAAACTGAATAAGTATCAACATCATATACTTGGGATGCGGTTTGAGCTTGGTGAGGGATAAACACACAAATAAGTACACTACCGGTAGATCGTAACGATAACCTTATCATTTTACATTTAGGAAAGCATACCACTATATAAACGCGAACAACATCAGGGATCGAGGGGCGACAACGCAGAACTTTGTCATAACCCGGCCCGTTTTAGGCGGGTCATGCTTTCAGAAAAGAATACTCTAATTAACAAGACAACGTAGTGACCATTCGGAAGTGGATCTTACTTATGAATAACGCCACAAGACCCCGTTCATTAGCCCTAGCACTTAGGGTATCACGAATTACCCTACTTAGACCATTGACATGGTCGTTAGTATTGGCTTGTACCTCTGCCAATCGATAATCTCACTATGGGATGCATGGTCCGGTACATTCATACCTTCTCCGCCATCATAGAAATCTACCAACTGCCGCCACGCCTCTCTCCCCCGACATGTGCACAaacattaatttatttaaatgagAAATATCTTACTTGGACTGTATCGTCTGGCGAGTTTCCGTATGCAACAGAAGACGACTTTTGTGAGTTAGGTCTTTCTGGACTTTTACAATGGATCCGTCTCTCTTCAAACTCGAATCTATGAGTCCTTGACGCGCTCTAACTTCACACTCATAATGATTTCTCCAATTTTACGAGCCATTCGTGTTCATATGAGTCCGACATATATGATTAGAGGTATTAAACAGGTGGATCggatcgaatatggtccgatccATATTGATCCAAACCTAAAATGTATGTTATTCAAAaaaagtgaaatgcaaatactgaCAAACTTacatatgattttttatttaattatttatgaaaATGGGGATCAATTTATGGGGAAAATTGTATTATTGAATATGATGGCTGAGTTCATATATCCACACTAAAAGCACGGGTAGTTATGGTGCTTACTTGCATGTgcttagaggtgtcaaacgagTGGGTCAATTCGGGTCGAATAAGATTAAATATGGTCCAAAacatattgatccatttaacccattttgacccattttcatatagtacaaatctaacgatccatacccgacctatattactaaaacactttcatatttaatctaatttagcaaaactcatgaattattaaaaaaattatattactataacgttgtggacaattttcataattaaagaaattaaaataaaaataaaaaaattgattcacTTAAGATAGTTAGCTAATCTATTtataattcatttaaaatttatttaatgcgCATGAAGTTGTTAGTGACCCATTTAAGTTTGTTAAGCAATTGAATTATAATATAGGTTCTTGATTCATTTTGCTATCTTTAGATACGGTATATCAAATTATGCTGTGCTTAATGTAAGGAGTCTTGTTAAACAGGTTCACAGAAACCGAATGAATATGGTGACAAGATGTTCAAGTGTCGTCTTTAACAAGGAATAGTCTCCGAAAGCTTCCCGATTAAAGCACGGTGAGTGATCGACAGTTCCGGTTCCAGTCACTGGGGGCTGCACGTGGCTTCTGTGTCTTCTACGACGTCTTCTCAATCTCACTGCAAACTCCTGCCTTTGATGCCAAAAGGAGATGGGACTGATGATGAGCTTTTTGAACGTTTCTAAGATTAggattgattttttcttaattcTGACATTTAGCTTTTTACATAGATATCACGTTGGACAGTAAAATCTTAACACGTGACTTATCATTATCAAAGAATGATCtaacttttgattattatcgATGGATGAAAGAGTCGATAAATACAATATGATCAAAACATTTGACAACTTAAAGAATCTACAACATCCCACTAAAATTATCGGCAGCAAACATTAGTTGTCGACGGGAGCCTTCATGGAGACGAAGTGATCGGCACATCATGTTACCACCAAGCAGCAATAGTTTTGGATATATAACTTCTAGTAGATTGATTATACTCAATACCATCATGGAGTAAGAttaggaagttatttgttatatATTTCAAATTCAATAACCGTCGCATGTAATCGCCTGTAACAAGTGGTAAATACACCAAATGTATTTGTTGTAAAGGATCCTCcccaatcaatcaaagatttcAAGGTTCTTCTGCAGATTTATTTTTTCCTGTACTTTCCTGCAATGTATCATTCTCGAAATTCATATGGCTAGACAAGGTTATCTCCGGTCTCAGTATCTTTAAATTGTCATTTAGCTTACTGGCCAAAATCAACAGAAACCCCTTTACAAACTTTGTCTATTCATATCGATCCATAAATGTTACTGAAGAATACTTCATCATCTTTGATGAAACGCTTGCCAATAAGAGACTAGTATGAACATTGATGGAAACATGATCCCTAATTTCTCCAATCCAACGACTTGCATTTTTTCCCACTAACAGAATAAAATTCATTTGGAGCAGCCTTATTCGCAACTTCTGACGTGGCGTCGCATGTGAGTTTGGGCTGCTTATACCTGATCCGATTTGCCCCCTGTGCCGACTAGCTCCGACGACGGTGGAACACCTCTTCACTTAATGCGAGCGGACCAAAGTTATCTGAGCTGATCCGAGAAGCAATATGGACATCTCGCCATGGGACATTATgagtgttaaatatgtctcgagtttaaaattgttattggcaccacaagataAAATATGGGGgccacgtttgatcattactcaagattttggtctgataggaaagaaagaagtgcacaacttctttcttgagtaatgatagatcaagagagtaatggtagatcaagagtttgaaaaagagagagtgacCCACATGctattcctttcattttctccttcttcatgttgtcggtcaaaaagaagaaaaaggtagggattgctttcccccttttctcttgaacctgcagaagccgtatagaaggaaagaagggtttCTTGTATATAATAATGAGCACTCAAAAGAAGAGATAGAGGTGTGCTGCACAAAAGGGCTTCTCATCGCACAAAGAGCAAGTTGCACAGAAGGCACTAAGAGAAGAGGATTACTTTTCTTCTCCGGACGAAGAAGCCGCACAAGCGCGAGGAGCTTCTGAGTGTAGTagatttgtgcgtgagtttgttatatccaagtaagttgtttatttgtaaacactttgggtttgggtataatctaggtgcgggaaacacgagcgtattgagcgattgtaattccgattctccgattatagtggattgttcttgctggctctcccgtggatgtaggtaccgatattcggactgaaccacgtaattcctggtgtcatttatcgttcctcgttatttctcgtggcttttcgcattgacttatttgcaagatctgggttagcttccgcacgttatattacaacaattggtatcagagcaccaggttcggatattctagattgtgatttggggcttttgcttgtctgattattatttggatatcctgtgattgcaattatgtctggagtgaaagctgaaattgagaagtttaacgggaggaacaactttgggttatggagtctcaagatggaggcgatattgacaactcaaggtttagcagaagcattggagggcaaggctgagttgcccgaaacgatgacagatgctgaaaaggatgtggtaatgaggaaagctagaagtttaatcctgttgaatttatcggatgaagtgttaatagaggttggtgaggagaaggataccgcaacattgtgggcaaaacttcaggCACTCTAtataacgaagggtttgaacaatcgcttatacatgttgaaaaggatgttccggttcggatatactgaaggtacgtctatcggaacccatctagatgaatttaataaactcatgatggatttgaagaatgtcggtaagacacttgatgatgaagagcggggcatgatgttgttagcttccctaccagagtcatgggagcactttgcgATTCATCATTTGGGGCGTACTatgattacctcggaagaggtaaagtccgccttattttctaaagagtggcagagaaagttgcgagatgacggtctagcgcaggatgtagcgcgaggactagtgattcggggtagagagcaacaacgagggtccgGTAGAGCGAGAGGTAAAGCGagatctaagtcacgccatagaaagtccaagggacgcgtgaagtgctttgagtgtcacgaagaggggcacatcgggagagattgtcctaagttgagaaatagaggtgataagcagaaagccacaaccGGTGTGGCGAATGTTGCTGAAGAGAGGactagtgatgcagaggctgttttgtgtgtgaccgcgggttcatcgggagatgaatgggtgctagattcggggtgttcttatcatatgacgcctcataggaactggtttactacttaccggactgcagatggtggtagagttacgttggggaataacgcagcctgcaaggttgtggggatagggacagttcggattcggatgcacgatggtgtggtgcgcacattgacagacgtgaggcatgtaccaGAGCTCgggaagaaccttatttctctagggacacttgatgatatcgggtgtaagtacactgctgaaggtggagtgctgaagatctctcgaggtgctatgacggtaatgaaagggaagaaagtgagttctctctatcatctactgggagagaccgtgacgggagctgctgcggtttcatcgggtgagtcagattctgatctaactcgtttatggcatatgcgtctagggcacatgagtgaggcgggtatgacgatgctgaatgatagagggttgttaaagggtcggaagacaagtaagttagacttatgtgagcactgcatctttgggaagcagcgcgggattaagtttgctacgggtattcattcgaccaagcaaccggtagaatatattcattcggatgtccGGGGCCCGTCTCCtattccttcgaaaggaggtgctcgttatatgctgacatttatcgacgattattccaggaaagtatgggtatactttctgaagcacaaatctgatgtgtttgatcggttcaagaaatttaaggcattgattgagaagcggtcggataaacggatcaagtgcacgagaaccgataacggcatggagttacgtggtaaagattttaccgagttctgcgagagagaagggattgtgagacaccgcacaagcACTGGGACACCACAGTGAGAATGGCGTGGCGTAACGGAAGAAcgagaactttacttgagcgggctcggagcatctttggaataggcaaggaattttgggccgaagcggtgaacatggcatgttacccgattaatcgatctccatcatctcgctatcgagtggaagactcccggaggaagtatggtcggggaaacctgttgattactccggattacgaatattcggatgtcctgcgtatgctcatacgagtgatggtaagcttgagccgaggtcgaagaagtgcatatttacgggttatgcacatggggtgaaaggctacggccgtggtgcaccgatcccggatcacccggttttctaatcagcagagatgtgatttTCGACGAGGCTGAaatgcttcgacagaggagttacgagacacaaccagcagagcagacagatcatggtgttagtagtgaggtggagcttcaggtggagactccggagacctcggaggtaacgAGATGTTGAGGCTATGAGATGAGGCCGCAATTCCTGAAATCGGTGATAATGAACAACCGATACAGCTGCGgcgtagtatagccgcagacagacagagaaggcaaattaaaccaccggtacgttatgcttatacagactttgcttatgctttgattgtaggtgacgaggtggagacagatgaaccTTCATCTTACTCTAAGGCAATGGCTAGTTCTGAAtcgtcgcagtggctaggggctatgagtgaagagatggaatcactccatcgaaatcagacatgggagttagttaaagtaccaaAGAGCcggaagattgtcggaagtaaatgggtctacaaacggaaagagggcatttcTAGTGTCGAGGCAGcgagatataaggcgagacttgttgcgaaggggtatacccagcgggaaggcattgactacggtgaggtgttttctcccgtggtaaggcatacttctattcgtgttttacttgcctttgttgctgcacgggatctcgagttggagcagcttgatgtgaaaacggcgtttcttcacggtgagttggaggagcagatttacatgaggcagccggagggatttgctattccgggtaaggaagatcatgtttgcttattaaagaaatctttatatgggctgaaacaatctcctagacagtggtataagcggtttgacgctttcatggctagtcgggactattcaaagagtcggatggatagctgtgtttatttcgggagattggaggacgggtctttgatatatctgctattatatgttgatgatatgttgatagcagcgaaaaatatgtccgatattgatgagCTGAAGAGGCGGTTGAGTAacgagtttgagatgaaagatttaggtgctttgcgaagaaaatattgggtatggagattttgcgtgacggACGCAGGGATTATtgcgtctgtctcaaaagaaatatattgagaaaattgttgcacatTTTAATATGCAGTCAATGAAGTctgtgagtacaccattagcgaagcactttaaactttcagttaagttatcgccgcagatcgaggaggaagaggaacatatgtctcgtgttccttattctagtgccgtgggtagtattatgtatgctatggtatgcactaggcccgatatttcacaagctgttagtgtggttagtcgttatatgaagcgtccgggtaaaactcattgggaagctgtgaaatggatcctcggatatttgaaggggacatcggacgttggtatagtataccggagggacgGTAATGGTAGTGAGACcactggttttgtggattccgatcatgcgggtgacttggatgagtgcgggtctttagccgggtacgtgtttacgcttgcaggtggtgcggttagttggaaggcgtccttacgggaTCACGTGGCCTTGTCGTCAAGCGAGGCAgagtacatggcaccgacctttgtagcgaaagaggcgatatggttgcaaggtttgctcatggactttgggttagaacagaaaagtgttgatatacactgtgataaccaaggtgcgatttatctggcatataatccggtttatcacgagcgaacgaaacatatcaatatcaggtaccacttcatccgagatgtcttagcgaagggtaagattgttgtgaaaaagattgctacagcagagaaccccgcggacatgatgactaagcctgttcctttggcgaagctcaagctttgcttgagcactattggcgtctgtagagagtgagcgcccgtggaggcgttgggagagcagcatggatgatgagcattattaacttggcttcaaacatcgagccaaggtggagaattgttaaatatgtctcgagtttaaaattgttattggcaccacaagataAAATATGGGGgccacgtttgatcattactcaagattttggtttgataggaaagaaagaagtgcacaacttctttcttgagtaatgatagatcaagagagtaatggtagatcaagagtttgaaaaagagagagtgacCCACATGctattcctttcattttctccttcttcatgttgtcggtcaaaaagaagaaaaaggtagggattgctttcccccttttctcttgaacctacagaagccgtatagaaggaaagaagggtttcttgtatataataatgagcacccaaaagaagagatAGAGGTGTGCTGCACAAAAGGGCTTCTCATCGCACAAAGAGCAAGTTGCACAGAAGGCACTAAGAGAAGAGGATTACTTTTCTTCTGCGGACGAAGAAGCCGCACAAGCGCGAGGAGCTTCTGAGTGTAGTagatttgtgcgtgagtttgttatatccaagtaagttgtttatttgtaaacactttgggtttgggtataatctaggtgcgggaaacacgagcgtattgagcgattgtaattccgattctccgattatagtggattgttcttgctggctctcccgtggatgtaggtaccgatattcggaccgaaccacgtaattcctggtgtcatttatcgttcctcgttatttctcgtggcttttcgcattgacttatttgcaagatctgggttagcttccgcacgttatattacaacaatgaGAGTGGAAAAATGGGTCTTTGAAATATCGGAAAGAGAATTAATCATGAGCATCCTCCGATTGATGTGGAAAGCTCGAAATTCCTTCGTCTTTCAAGCGCACAAGCTAATTCCTCGGTTCGTTGTGACCGACACCCTTGCAATTAATAGAGATGAGCTCGCTCGGTCTCCAAAGGCGAAATGAGAAGCAAAAAATGGGTCTTTTGCACTTGAGAAGTGGAAGGCTGTCGACCGAGACTCATGTACAATCAATGCCGAGGGCTCGTTGGTGGGACGTAGGTCGGAGGACTCATCGCCGGCATATGCAAATACGCCCATGGGGTGCTCAATGATGGCTTCACGAAGCGAGTCCGCGCAGAACCGGCTTCCATGGTGGAAACCCTAGCTGTCCGAGAGAGCTTGCATCATCTGTTGGAGAATGAGACATTCTGAGTAGAGGAATGAAAGTCAAGTGGCCAAGCGAACTAATCGGTGGGGTAAGAGTAGGGATCTGTCTACGGTATTATACTGTGATAGCCTTTCAACTGTGCATCTCTTATCAAGGGAAGCCCATTGTCCATGGCCCATCCGAAATCTTACTCGGGAGTATAAGGGACTCTTGGCTCCgctaaaaaatctcaaagttgTCCATTCTCTGCGAAAAGCAAATTGCGGTGCGGATCGAATTGCGAATGCCCATAGATTAGGTTACCTTCCTCTTAATTGGCTTTTTATGTAAGAATTTTTCTGATATAGGCCaaattaattgatatattactTAATTATTTGgtctaataaagtaaaaatatagTCTAATGTGAGGTTGGttagtgtgggccgagttaaGGCCAATCCATAATGAGAGGGTCGGGttacaaactctataaatatAGCTTAAGTTTCTCTTCTAATCCTAACAAAtaaataacctcacataaagagtcGTCTCAAGAAGCAATATGTGAGGAGCAATTTCATTGAAGCCAATGATTCAGAGGGTTATATAGAAGAAGCTCCTGAGTGTTGATTCATTAATATTTCGCATAAAAAATGATGGATCCCAAATAAGGTATGTAAACTCCTTcactttgtttgtttgttttttttttttttttttttggttattcgTATAGCTAATTGTGGTGATATTGCGGCGCTGCCTAAGGTAATAATCGCAGCTTACATCTAGTATCAAAGCCGCCATGATTTAGGACATGCAATCACGTTTTagctattttttgaaattttatttttggggaaAGTTAATTTTGATCACATATTCGAATTTCTTATCGAGATGAGAAAAAACATGGGTGAATCGTCGCCGGGAATCGTGGATGCGCCACCAAGCCCCTGCTACTCGAACCACGCTGAGACCTAGCTTGCACGTGTATAGCACGTGTAGGGCTGACGTCCACTGTCACCATATCAGCTTGGGGCCGACCCGAATCCAACTCGATTGACTTGACACATTGACCATTGGACTCGGGCCTTTCGTTTGGACCAGCTAGACCCAGCTCAATTGGTCGGTCAAGAGGTAACAGTTGGACTGGTTAAATTGATTGGAACAACGATGACAGAACACGTGCCCCCACTCGTGGGCTCATGCGCTGAAGCTTGTAGAGGCATGTAAGAGTGCATCCGTGGTTCGATTGGTAAGTTTCAA includes these proteins:
- the LOC115729058 gene encoding uncharacterized protein LOC115729058, whose translation is MARSSYFLLSLVLLVASLSEIREVEFTISNAAPNTEGGVIFADQIGDTYARHTMIAATNFIWRVFQETTAADRKGVARVSLIINNSHGVADASGNTIYFSANYLSQIQGDKQEFAGIMYHEMTHVWQWFGGGNPSTRPVIEGIADFVRLRAHLAPAIWPRRGAGNSWGESSAVTAYFLDYCESQRNGFVAELNKKMRDGYSDDFFVQLLGRSADQLFGEYKARYGGAAK